One window of Paralichthys olivaceus isolate ysfri-2021 chromosome 20, ASM2471397v2, whole genome shotgun sequence genomic DNA carries:
- the LOC109645297 gene encoding vesicle-associated membrane protein 2-like → MSTPEAAGSAGAPGGPQGEGGPSAPAPNLTSNRRLQQTQAQVDEVVDIMRVNVDKVLERDQKLSELDDRADALQAGASQFESSAAKLKNKYWWKNCKMMIIMAVIGVICVGVVFLYFFY, encoded by the exons at GTCGACTCCAGAGGCTGCAGGCAGTGCGGGAGCGCCCGGGGGCCCGCAGGGGGAGGGGGGCCCCTCAGCTCCGGCCCCGAACCTGACAAGTAACAGACGACTGCAGCAGACGCAGGCGCAGGTGGACGAG GTGGTGGACATAATGCGAGTGAACGTGGACAAAGTCCTGGAGAGAGACCAGAAGCTGTCTGAGCTGGACGACCGGGCCGACGCGCTGCAGGCCGGAGCATCGCAGTTCGAGAGCAGCGCCGCCAAACTCAAGAACAAGTACTGGTGGAAAAACTGTAAG ATGATGATCATCATGGCCGTTATCGGTGTCATATGTGTTGGAGTCGTCTTCT